The DNA sequence GTTGCGCGAACAGCCGCTCGCTCGCGCGGAAATCGTGCGAGAACAGCGCGGTGTCGGCATTCAGCACGCCGACGAGCGAGACGCGCTGGAAGTCGTGCCCCTTCGCGATCATCTGCGTGCCGACCAGGATGTCCACCTCGCCCGCATGCACGTTGGAGAACAGCGCCTGCGCGCTGCCCTTGCGGCGCGTGCTGTCCGCGTCGATGCGCAGCACGCGCGCGCCCGGCACGGCCTCGGCGAGCGCCTCCTCGATGCGCTGGGTGCCGCGGCCGAGCGGTGCGATGTCGACGTTTCCGCATTCCGGACACGAGCGCGGAATGCGCGCTTCCCAGCCGCAGTGATGGCAGCGCAGCGCATGCTCGGGCTTGTGCAGCACGACGTAGGCGCTGCAGCGCGGGCAGCCGGCGACCCAGCCGCATGCGTCACACGCGAGTTGCGGCGCGTAGCCGCGCCGGTTCAGGAACACGAGGCTCTGTTCGCCGCGTTCGAGGCGCGCCTTCAGCGCCGCGACGAGCGGCCCGGAGAGTCCGCCCATCGACGCGCGCCCGCGCCGCCGCTCCTCTTCGAGATCGATCAGGCGCACGGTCGGCAGCGTCGCATCGGCCACCGCGCGGCGCGACAGCGTGAGCCGCGTGTAGCGGCCCTGCTCGGCCTGCCACCAGCTCTCGAGCGACGGCGTCGCCGAGCCGAGCACGACCGGAATGCCGAGATGCTTCGCACGCCATACGGCCAGATCGCGCGCCGAATAGCGCAGGCCTTCCTGCTGCTTGTACGCGGGCTCGTGTTCTTCGTCGACGACGATCAAGGCGAGCATCGGCAACGACGCGAGCACCGCCAGCCGCGTGCCGAGCACGATGCGCGCGCGCCCGGTATGTGCGGCGAGCCAGTTGCGCGCGCGTTCGCCTTCGGCGAGCCCGCTGTGCAGCGTGACGATCGCGTCGTCGGCGAGCGTGCCCGCGAAGCGCGCGCGAAACGCGGCCTCGAACTGCGGCGTCAGGTTGATTTCGGGCACCAGCACGAGCGCCTGCGCGTCCGGCCGCGCGTCGAGCAACGCGGCCAGCGCGTGCAGATAGACCTCGGTCTTGCCGCTGCCGGTCACGCCGTGCAGCAGGAACGGCGCGAAGCCCTGTGCCGCGCGAATCGCGTCGAGCGCCTCGGCCTGCTGGTCGGTCAGCGCCGGCGGCACAGATCTTCTACTGCTTGTCGACAGGTTATCCACAGCTTTGGGCACAGGCGCATCGCCCCAGCCGATTTCGTCGACGGCCACCCAGCCCCGCGCCGCCCAGTCGTCGAGCGTCGCGGCGGCCTTCGGGTGCATCGCGCGCGCATCGGGCAGCGTCAGCGAAGCGGCGTCCGCGAGTGCCTGGGCGAGCCGCCGCAGCGCGGCGCCCCGCGCGGGCAGCGCATCGGGAAGCGCCGCGCGGCCGGCGTCGGTCAGCCGATAGCGCAGCTCCGGCGCCAGCAGCCGGCCCCAGCGCTGCGCGTCGCGCAGCGCCTGCGGCAACGCGGGCAGCGCGACTTCGCCGCGCCCTCGCTGATAGTAGTCGGCCGCGAATGCGACGAGCGCCAGCCAGTCCGATCCGAGCGGCGGAAGCTCGGTACAGACCGCGTCGATCGCGCGCAAACGGGAGGGCGGCACATCCGTGTGAGTCGTCACTTCGCACACGAGGCCGACGGCCTGCCGCTTGCCGAACGGCACCTGGACCAGCGTGCCCGGCCCCGGCACCGGCTGCACGTCGCAACGATAGTCGAACAGCGTGGCCAGCGGATGGTCGAGCGCGACCCGCAGATAGGCGCCGTCCATCACCGCACTCCCGCGGCGATGGACGCAGCGCCGACGCAGTGCAGCACGCCGGGTGCGGTGGCGGACTTAAAGTAAAACTTCACATTCGGCGCTAAGTTTTGGATTCGCATTAGGAATCGCCGTATACCCTGACCAGCCTGTGGATAACTTTGTTGAGAACTCGGCGCGGAATAGCCGAGAAGGGCGTGCGGCGGCGCTTTCCGCCGATTTCGGCCGCGCTGCGCCGCGCCCCGCGGAGCCTTATTCCATAAGGCTGCTATTCAAATTCCCCAACCATAGCGAGACAATTCGACCGATACAGGCCTCTACCGCGCTGCAACGTGGAAAATGTGTATAAGTCAAGTCTTGACAAGCGATGAATCGGCATCCGGGGCGGGGTTGCGCCCTGTTTAGCGCCGGCCGCGAAACGCTGCAATTCCGCGGCGCAGCATGCCGGCGCTTGCGTTCAGCCCGCGGCTCCGCTACGCAGCTTGCGGCTGTAGCCGTGCACCTCGTCGACGAGTTCGGCGACGTGGTCGGGCGACGTGAACTGCGAAATGCCGTGGCCGAGGTTGAACACGTGGCCCGGGTGATTGCCGTAACTGTCGAGTACCGCGCGCGCCTGTTCCCGCACTGCAGCAGGCGGCGCGAACAGGATCGTCGGGTCGAGGTTGCCCTGCAACGCCACGCGCCCCGCCAGGCGCTCGCGCGCGGCGCCGAGATTCACCGTCCAGTCGAGCCCGACCGCGTCGACGCCGGTCGCCGCGATTTCCTCGAGCCACAGCCCGCCGCCCTTCGTGAACGTGATCACCGGCACGCGTTCGCCGTCGTGTTCGCGCTTGAGCTGCGCGACCACGCGGCGGATGTAATCCAGCGAGAAGCGCTGGTATGCGCCGTCGGCCAGCGCGCCGCCCCAGGTGTCGAAGATCATCACGGCCTGCGCGCCGGCTTCGATCTGCGCGTTCAGGTACGCGGCCACGGCCTGCGCGTTCACGTCGAGGATCCGGTGCATCAGGTCGGGGCGCGAATACGCCATCGACTTCACCGTGCGGAAATCGTCCGATCCGCCGCCTTCGACCATGTAGCACGCGAGCGTCCACGGGCTGCCCGAGAAGCCGATCAGCGGCACGCGCTGCCGGCCCTGACCGTCGGTCAGCGCGCGACGGATCTCGCGCACCGCGCCCGTGACATAGCCGAGCGTTTCGTCGATGTCCGGCACCGCGAGCTTCGCGACGTCGGCCTCGGTGCGCACCGGATGCGCGAACTTCGGCCCTTCGCCGGCCTGGAAGTCGAGGCCGAGCCCCATGGCATCGGGAATCGTCAGGATGTCGGAGAACAGGATCGCCGCATCGAGCGGGAAACGATCGAGCGGCTGCAACGTCACTTCGGTCGCGTAGTCGGGATTCTTCGCGAGGCCGAGGAAACTGCCGGCGCGGGCGCGCGTCGCGTTGTATTCGGGCAGATAGCGGCCGGCCTGGCGCATCAGCCAGATCGGCGTGTAGTCGGTCGGCTCGCG is a window from the Burkholderia vietnamiensis LMG 10929 genome containing:
- a CDS encoding primosomal protein N', producing MDGAYLRVALDHPLATLFDYRCDVQPVPGPGTLVQVPFGKRQAVGLVCEVTTHTDVPPSRLRAIDAVCTELPPLGSDWLALVAFAADYYQRGRGEVALPALPQALRDAQRWGRLLAPELRYRLTDAGRAALPDALPARGAALRRLAQALADAASLTLPDARAMHPKAAATLDDWAARGWVAVDEIGWGDAPVPKAVDNLSTSSRRSVPPALTDQQAEALDAIRAAQGFAPFLLHGVTGSGKTEVYLHALAALLDARPDAQALVLVPEINLTPQFEAAFRARFAGTLADDAIVTLHSGLAEGERARNWLAAHTGRARIVLGTRLAVLASLPMLALIVVDEEHEPAYKQQEGLRYSARDLAVWRAKHLGIPVVLGSATPSLESWWQAEQGRYTRLTLSRRAVADATLPTVRLIDLEEERRRGRASMGGLSGPLVAALKARLERGEQSLVFLNRRGYAPQLACDACGWVAGCPRCSAYVVLHKPEHALRCHHCGWEARIPRSCPECGNVDIAPLGRGTQRIEEALAEAVPGARVLRIDADSTRRKGSAQALFSNVHAGEVDILVGTQMIAKGHDFQRVSLVGVLNADTALFSHDFRASERLFAQLMQVSGRAGRAGLPGEVLVQTRYPRHALYHALGRHDYVGFANSTLGERRDAHLPPFVYQALLRAEGRTLDAALGFLLQAAAALPGLPGAERVTVYDAVPMTIVKVANVHRAQLLLESASRSALQHALRAWQPQLRALKGVLRWSIEVDPLDI
- the hemE gene encoding uroporphyrinogen decarboxylase, which produces MAYTLLNDTFLRALLREPTDYTPIWLMRQAGRYLPEYNATRARAGSFLGLAKNPDYATEVTLQPLDRFPLDAAILFSDILTIPDAMGLGLDFQAGEGPKFAHPVRTEADVAKLAVPDIDETLGYVTGAVREIRRALTDGQGRQRVPLIGFSGSPWTLACYMVEGGGSDDFRTVKSMAYSRPDLMHRILDVNAQAVAAYLNAQIEAGAQAVMIFDTWGGALADGAYQRFSLDYIRRVVAQLKREHDGERVPVITFTKGGGLWLEEIAATGVDAVGLDWTVNLGAARERLAGRVALQGNLDPTILFAPPAAVREQARAVLDSYGNHPGHVFNLGHGISQFTSPDHVAELVDEVHGYSRKLRSGAAG